The window CATAAAGGTGATTTCGTCCGCGTGTAAAACCTATTGCGGGAAAACCTCTCCTTCTAAGAAGGAAATAGGGGCCATGTTGTCCCTGTTACAAAGGGAAGGGTTGCTTATGTCTCCCTCAGACTTATATTCCCCGGGGTCCTGGGATCCCATTACCGCGGCGCTCTCCCAGCGGGCAATGGTACTTGGGAAATCGGGAGAGTTAAAAACCTGGGGATTGGTTTTGGGGGCATTGAAGGCGGCTCGAGAGGAACAGGTTACATCTGAGCAAGCAAAGTTTTGGTTGGGATTAGGGGGAGGGAGGGTCTCTCCCCCAGGTCCGGAGTGCATCGAGAAACCAGCAACGGAGCGGCGAATCGACAAAGGGGAGGAAGTGGGAGAAACAACTGCGCAGCGAGATGCGAAGATGGCGCCGGAGAAAATGGCCACACCTAAAACCGTTGGCACATCCTGCTATCATTGCGGAACAGCTACTGGCTGTAATTGCGCCACAGCCTCGGCCCCTCCTCCCCCTTATGTGGGGAGTGGTTTGTATCCTTCCCTGGCGggggtgggagagcagcagggccagggggGTGACACACCTTGGGGGGCGGAACAGCCAAGGGCGGAGCCAGGGCACGCGGGTCTGGCCCCTGGGCCGGCCCTGACTGACTGGGCAAGGATCAGGGAGGAGCTTGCGAGTACAGGTCCGCCCGTGGTGGCCATGCCTGTAGTGATTAAGACAGAGGGACCCGCCTGGACCCCTCTGGAGCCAAAATTGATCACAAGACTGGCTGATACGGTCAGGACTAAGGGCTTACGATCCCCGATCACTATGGCAGAAGTGGAAGCGCTCATGTCCTCCCCGCTGCTGCCGCATGACGTCACGAATCTAATGAGAGTTATTTTAGGACCTGCCCCATATGCCTTATGGATGGACGCTTGGGGAGTCCAACTACAGACGGTTATAGCGGCAGCCACTCGCGACCCCCGACACCCAGCGAACGGTCAAGGGCGGGGGGAACGGACTAACTTGGATCGTTTAAAGGGTTTGGCGGATGGAATGGCCGGCAATCCAGAGGGTCAGGCTGCATTATTAAGACCGGGGGAACTGGTTGCTATTACGGCGTCGGCTCTCCAGGCGTTTAGAGAGGTCGCTCGGTTGGCGGAACCCACAGACCCGTGGGCGGAAATTACGCAGGGACCATCTGAGTCCTTTGTGGATTTTGCCAATCGTCTTATAAAGGCGGTTGAAGGGTCAGATCTCCCACCTTCCGCGCGGGCTCCGGTGATCATTGACTGCTTTAGGCAGAAGTCACAGCCAGATATTCAGCAGCTTATACGGGCAGCACCCTCCACGCTGACCACCCCAGGAGAGATAATCAAATATGTGCTAGACAGGCAGAAGACTGCCCCTCTTACGGATCAAGGCATAGCCGCGGCCATGTCGTCTGCTATCCAGCCCTTAGTTATGGCAGTAGTCAATAGAGAGAGGGATGGACAAACTGGGTCGGGTGGTCGTGCCCGAGGGCTCTGCTACACTTGTGGATCCCCGGGACATTATCAGGCGCAGTGCCCGAAAAAACGAAAGTCAGGAAACAGCCGTGAGCGATGTCAGCTGTGTGACGGGATGGGACACAACGCTAAACAGTGCAGAAGGCGGGATGGCAGCCAGGGCCAACGCCCAGGAAGAGGCCTCTCTTCGGGGCCGTGGCCC of the Gallus gallus isolate bGalGal1 chromosome 1, bGalGal1.mat.broiler.GRCg7b, whole genome shotgun sequence genome contains:
- the LOC121106447 gene encoding uncharacterized protein LOC121106447; this translates as MEAVIKVISSACKTYCGKTSPSKKEIGAMLSLLQREGLLMSPSDLYSPGSWDPITAALSQRAMVLGKSGELKTWGLVLGALKAAREEQVTSEQAKFWLGLGGGRVSPPGPECIEKPATERRIDKGEEVGETTAQRDAKMAPEKMATPKTVGTSCYHCGTATGCNCATASAPPPPYVGSGLYPSLAGVGEQQGQGGDTPWGAEQPRAEPGHAGLAPGPALTDWARIREELASTGPPVVAMPVVIKTEGPAWTPLEPKLITRLADTVRTKGLRSPITMAEVEALMSSPLLPHDVTNLMRVILGPAPYALWMDAWGVQLQTVIAAATRDPRHPANGQGRGERTNLDRLKGLADGMAGNPEGQAALLRPGELVAITASALQAFREVARLAEPTDPWAEITQGPSESFVDFANRLIKAVEGSDLPPSARAPVIIDCFRQKSQPDIQQLIRAAPSTLTTPGEIIKYVLDRQKTAPLTDQGIAAAMSSAIQPLVMAVVNRERDGQTGSGGRARGLCYTCGSPGHYQAQCPKKRKSGNSRERCQLCDGMGHNAKQCRRRDGSQGQRPGRGLSSGPWPVSEQPAVSLAMTMEHKDRPLVRVILTNTGSHPVKQRSVYITALLDSGADITIISEEDWPTDWPVMEAANPQVHGIGGGIPMRKSRDMIEVGVINRDGSLERPLLLFPAVAMVRGSILGRDCLQGLGLRLTNL